Proteins from a genomic interval of Drosophila melanogaster chromosome 2R:
- the Pdrg1 gene encoding Pdrg1 prefoldin-like subunit yields the protein MSQTDLNKSIEIITKTEELADKILVNKQELTVMDKRRQETRQAMRLMEKSEDKKVWITIGSMLVKMEREKALELLKKDQQKIEQQINLIYSDQKVLVNKHRDLEFKSPFSGTHLKPLEKKEFDALKANLPLL from the exons ATGTCGCAAACAGATCTGAACAAAAGTATTGAGATAATAACCAAGACCGAGGAGTTGGCCGACAAAATTCTGGTCAACAAGCAGGAACTGACGGTAATGGATAAACGCCGCCAAGAAACCCGGCAGGCAATGCGGCTGATGGAGAAGTCGGAGGACAAGAAAGTTTGGATCACTATTGGCAGTATGCTAGTCAAAATGGAGCGGGAAAAGGCATTGGAACTGCTCAAAAAAG ATCAACAGAAAATAGAACAGCAAATCAATCTGATATACTCAGATCAGAAAGTTCTGGTGAACAAACATCGCGATTTGGAGTTCAAATCGCCCTTCTCGGGTACACATCTTAAGCCCTTAGAAAAGAAGGAGTTCGACGCTCTGAAAGCAAATCTCCCATTACTGTGA
- the Pal1 gene encoding Peptidyl-alpha-hydroxyglycine-alpha-amidating lyase 1, isoform A has protein sequence MKSTDSAKCLGSKSLAICCLLLHLLLCIRPAVSQTQSPQRYLHNVDSNSNNNERLHQILKGSGAGSGATQLNWPQPPKQTVPNVKTELAKLNNTYVYQNAWPANNVKLGAVTAVSFDKAGNVVIFHRVNRVWGQTTFDNRNQYQEKYRGPIRESTILALEPATGKVQYDWGKNFFYMPHGLTVDPEDNVWLTDVAMHQVFKFPPRGGDGKPALTLGDAFQPGSGRKFCKPTSVAVLDNGDFFVADGYCNARILKYSRKGELILFWGQNTFSGISYDVAPQNFFAIPHALTLVPELQLLCAADRENGRVQCFLSSNGTFHSQYHNQLIGDRLFSMAYTPAAGGQLVIVNGPTAELGIHPEHYNEVHGFVLSMRSKQLVSKFGPNNLQFQNPHDVAVTADGNEIYVAELNPMRIHKFVHRSLAKPMSLSASKDSRDSAISQAVGGDQVPAVAVHHPSGKAILVASLMLLFAGSTFALALIFARRRKRGCLPFGARGRRHAWEKSDGFKLGGLLDRDRNGFEKLDQQASDEEQETKTLASAQYA, from the exons ATGAAATCCACCGACAGCGCCAAGTGCCTGGGCAGCAAGTCCTTGGCAATCTGTTGCCTGCTCCTCCACCTCCTACTCTGCATTAGACCAGCAGTGTCGCAG ACTCAAAGTCCACAGCGTTATCTGCATAATGTggacagcaatagcaacaacaacgaacgCCTGCACCAGATACTCAAGGGATCCGGAGCAGGATCGGGAGCCACGCAGCTCAACTGGCCACAGCCTCCGAAGCAAACTGTCCCCAACGTCAAGACTGAGCTGGCCAAGCTAAACAACA CTTACGTTTACCAGAACGCCTGGCCGGCAAACAATGTGAAACTGGGTGCAGTGACAGCTGTAAGTTTCGACAAGGCCGGCAACGTGGTAATCTTCCATCGCGTGAATCGCGTCTGGGGACAGACCACATTTGATAACAGGAACCAGTACCAGGAGAAGTACCGCGGGCCCATCAGGGAGAGCACCATCCTGGCACTGGAGCCCGCAACAGGCAAAGTGCAATACGACTGGGGCAAGAACTT TTTTTACATGCCACATGGCCTGACCGTGGACCCCGAAGACAACGTTTGGTTAACAGACGTCGCCATGCACCAGGTTTTTAAGTTCCCGCCCCGTGGAGGCGATGGAAAACCAGCGTTGACTCTGGGCGATGCCTTCCAGCCCGGTTCAGGACGCAAATTCTGCAAGCCCACCTCGGTGGCGGTGTTGGATAATGGGGACTTCTTCGTGGCGGATGGATACTGCAATGCTCGCATCCTTAAGTACTCACGAAAAGGCGAATTGATCCTCTTCTGGGGACAGAACACCTTCTCCGGCATATCCTACGACGTTGCGCCCCAGAACTTCTTCGCGATTCCCCACGCTCTGACTCTCGTCCCGGAGTTGCAGTTACTCTGCGCAGCTGATAGGGAGAATGGGCGCGTACAGTGCTTCCTCTCGAGCAACGGCACCTTTCACTCACAGTACCACAACCAGCTGATAGGGGACCGCCTCTTCAGCATGGCTTACACCCCGGCAGCGG GTGGGCAGCTGGTCATTGTCAACGGACCAACCGCCGAGTTAGGCATCCATCCTGAGCATTATAACGAGGTGCACGGTTTCGTGCTAAGCATGCGCAGCAAGCAACTGGTGTCTAAGTTCGGCCCCAATAACCTGCAGTTCCAGAACCCGCACGACGTGGCCGTTACAGCCGACGGCAATGAGATCTACGTGGCCGAGCTGAATCCAATGCGTATCCACAAGTTCGTCCACCGATCTCTGGCCAAGCCAATGTCCTTGTCGGCCAGCAAGGACTCTAGGGACAGCGCTATTAGCCAAGCTGTGGGAGGGGACCAGGTTCCCGCAGTGGCTGTGCACCACCCGAGCGGCAAAGCAATCCTGGTGGCTTCGCTCATGCTCCTTTTCGCCGGCTCTACCTTTGCCTTGGCTTTGATCTTTGCGCGGCGGAGGAAACGAG GTTGCCTGCCTTTCGGAGCACGCGGTCGTCGCCACGCGTGGGAGAAAAGCGATGGCTTCAAGCTGGGCGGACTTCTCGATCGGGATCGCAACGGATTCGAGAAGCTGGACCAGCAGGCCAGCGACGAGGAGCAGGAGACGAAGACACTGGCGAGTGCCCAGTACGCCTAG
- the Pal1 gene encoding Peptidyl-alpha-hydroxyglycine-alpha-amidating lyase 1, isoform C, with translation MKSTDSAKCLGSKSLAICCLLLHLLLCIRPAVSQTQSPQRYLHNVDSNSNNNERLHQILKGSGAGSGATQLNWPQPPKQTVPNVKTELAKLNNTYVYQNAWPANNVKLGAVTAVSFDKAGNVVIFHRVNRVWGQTTFDNRNQYQEKYRGPIRESTILALEPATGKVQYDWGKNFFYMPHGLTVDPEDNVWLTDVAMHQVFKFPPRGGDGKPALTLGDAFQPGSGRKFCKPTSVAVLDNGDFFVADGYCNARILKYSRKGELILFWGQNTFSGISYDVAPQNFFAIPHALTLVPELQLLCAADRENGRVQCFLSSNGTFHSQYHNQLIGDRLFSMAYTPAAGGQLVIVNGPTAELGIHPEHYNEVHGFVLSMRSKQLVSKFGPNNLQFQNPHDVAVTADGNEIYVAELNPMRIHKFVHRSLAKPMSLSASKDSRDSAISQAVGGDQVPAVAVHHPSGKAILVASLMLLFAGSTFALALIFARRRKRGNQANSSATPSDLVYRKLTASTQSLG, from the exons ATGAAATCCACCGACAGCGCCAAGTGCCTGGGCAGCAAGTCCTTGGCAATCTGTTGCCTGCTCCTCCACCTCCTACTCTGCATTAGACCAGCAGTGTCGCAG ACTCAAAGTCCACAGCGTTATCTGCATAATGTggacagcaatagcaacaacaacgaacgCCTGCACCAGATACTCAAGGGATCCGGAGCAGGATCGGGAGCCACGCAGCTCAACTGGCCACAGCCTCCGAAGCAAACTGTCCCCAACGTCAAGACTGAGCTGGCCAAGCTAAACAACA CTTACGTTTACCAGAACGCCTGGCCGGCAAACAATGTGAAACTGGGTGCAGTGACAGCTGTAAGTTTCGACAAGGCCGGCAACGTGGTAATCTTCCATCGCGTGAATCGCGTCTGGGGACAGACCACATTTGATAACAGGAACCAGTACCAGGAGAAGTACCGCGGGCCCATCAGGGAGAGCACCATCCTGGCACTGGAGCCCGCAACAGGCAAAGTGCAATACGACTGGGGCAAGAACTT TTTTTACATGCCACATGGCCTGACCGTGGACCCCGAAGACAACGTTTGGTTAACAGACGTCGCCATGCACCAGGTTTTTAAGTTCCCGCCCCGTGGAGGCGATGGAAAACCAGCGTTGACTCTGGGCGATGCCTTCCAGCCCGGTTCAGGACGCAAATTCTGCAAGCCCACCTCGGTGGCGGTGTTGGATAATGGGGACTTCTTCGTGGCGGATGGATACTGCAATGCTCGCATCCTTAAGTACTCACGAAAAGGCGAATTGATCCTCTTCTGGGGACAGAACACCTTCTCCGGCATATCCTACGACGTTGCGCCCCAGAACTTCTTCGCGATTCCCCACGCTCTGACTCTCGTCCCGGAGTTGCAGTTACTCTGCGCAGCTGATAGGGAGAATGGGCGCGTACAGTGCTTCCTCTCGAGCAACGGCACCTTTCACTCACAGTACCACAACCAGCTGATAGGGGACCGCCTCTTCAGCATGGCTTACACCCCGGCAGCGG GTGGGCAGCTGGTCATTGTCAACGGACCAACCGCCGAGTTAGGCATCCATCCTGAGCATTATAACGAGGTGCACGGTTTCGTGCTAAGCATGCGCAGCAAGCAACTGGTGTCTAAGTTCGGCCCCAATAACCTGCAGTTCCAGAACCCGCACGACGTGGCCGTTACAGCCGACGGCAATGAGATCTACGTGGCCGAGCTGAATCCAATGCGTATCCACAAGTTCGTCCACCGATCTCTGGCCAAGCCAATGTCCTTGTCGGCCAGCAAGGACTCTAGGGACAGCGCTATTAGCCAAGCTGTGGGAGGGGACCAGGTTCCCGCAGTGGCTGTGCACCACCCGAGCGGCAAAGCAATCCTGGTGGCTTCGCTCATGCTCCTTTTCGCCGGCTCTACCTTTGCCTTGGCTTTGATCTTTGCGCGGCGGAGGAAACGAGGTAACCAAGCGAACAGCTCCGCTACGCCCAGTGACTTGGTGTACCGAAAGCTGACTGCTTCCACCCAGAGTCTTGGCTGA
- the CG1418 gene encoding uncharacterized protein, with product MAHTGGNLSGNMQPPPPSGGRFSVDMQSLPSLSNLPSPLQIFQMVRNSLRPWVVFFNINNFKTAISMQRLNSRVIRNLSYFQANYVFIFFVLMIYCLITAPCILLVILASAFGCHKLRVRNSNITIVGQQLTPSQQIIALNLATAPVLFLVGAGAVLFWTLGASCFVIAMHAIFYNIDAIVTEENEGFLAQVV from the exons ATGGCACACACTGGCGGGAACCTATCCGGTAACATGCAGCCGCCACCGCCTTCCGGAGGCAGGTTCTCCGTGGACATGCAAAG CCTGCCCTCGCTATCCAACCTGCCATCACCGCTGCAGATCTTCCAAATGGTCCGAAACTCCCTGCGGCCCTGGGTAGTCTTCTTCAACATCAACAATTTCAAAACGGCCATCAGCATGCAGCGGCTAAATAGCCGGGTTATTCGGAATCTCTCCTATTTTCAGGCCAACTACGTTTTCATCTTTTTTGTACTGATGATATACTGCCT CATCACGGCTCCCTGCATTCTGCTGGTCATCCTGGCTTCCGCTTTTGGCTGCCATAAGCTGCGCGTGCGCAACAGTAACATTACCATCGTGGGACAACAACTGACGCCCAGCCAGCAGATCATCGCACTCAATCTGGCGACGGCACCAGTGCTATTCCTGGTGGGCGCGGGTGCGGTTTTGTTTTGGACGCTGGGTGCTTCATGCTTCGTGATTGCTATGCATGCTATATTCTACAACATCGATGCTATTGTAACGGAGGAGAATGAGGGTTTCCTCGCCCAGGTTGTCTGA